Within the Deltaproteobacteria bacterium genome, the region CGCTGGCGCGCCCGCAGCTGCCCGGGGAGAAGAAATGGAAGAAGCGCGGCATCGACGTCGCCGTCGTGATGGACTACTCGAAGTCGATGCTCGCGAAGGACGTGCCGCCGAGTCGGGTAGAGAGAATGGAGCGAGAGGTCGTTGCGTTGCTGGACGACGAGCGGCTACAGAACGACCGCGTTGCCGTCGTCGTGTTTGCGGGCGCCGCCGCGCACTTCCCGCTCACGCACGATCACGAGGCCGCGAAGCTGCTGTTCGAAGGGCTCACGCCGCTCGAGATGCCGCCCGGCTCCGATCTGGGCGAAGCGCTGCGCCGCGCGCGCTGCATCGTGCGCCCGGATCTGCTCGACGATCCGTCGTGCGAGCGCGTGGGCGGGCGAGGGCGCGGGGGCGCGCCGCTGACTGGCGACGCCGACGAGCAGCACGACGACCTGCCGACCGACCAACTCGGGGTCGAACGCGCACGCGCGATCGTCGTGTTTACCGACGGCGAGGACACGGAGGGCCACGCGCGCGAGGAAGTCGCTCGCGCGGCGGAACTCGGTATCGATGTCCTGTTCGTTGGCGTCGGCACGCCGGAAGGCGAGATGATCCCCGAGTACGATCCGGATTCCAGCGGACCGCTGTTCCGGCGCGACGTGATCGGCTGGAAGAAGACGCCGGACGGCAAGTCGTTCGTGTTCACACGCCTCGAGGAAGGCGCACTGCGCGAGTTGGCCGCTGTCGCAGGCGGCGACGACCACTACTTGCGGCTCGATCCGAAACAAATTCACGTCGACGCCATCGCGGACCGGTTGGAGCGGCTCAAGGTGGGAGACCTCGACGAGCGCCTGGTAGCCATTCCACGGGAGGTGTATCAGTGGTTGCTGTTTCCCGGGTTCGTCTTGCTGTGGATCGAAGCGGTGATGACCGACCGGAGGCGGAGGCGGCGCAAATGACGTGGCGCCGATGGCTGGCGGTGTGCGCGGTCGCGCTGTGCGCGCCGGCGCTGGTCGGCTTCGATCTGTTCCACGCGCCGGACCCGGACGTGGTGGATGGAAACCGCGCGTACTCGGCGGGTGACTGGGACGCGGCGATCGCGGCGTACGAGCGTGCGCTCGAGCGGCGGAGCGGCGACGACGGCGTGGAGTTCAA harbors:
- a CDS encoding VWA domain-containing protein; the protein is MSELTFAAGVWRYVAAAAVVALAVVYALDFTRRRRALERIGHLPTLRRMMPALSEERRTVKAVLRVAGIALVLLALARPQLPGEKKWKKRGIDVAVVMDYSKSMLAKDVPPSRVERMEREVVALLDDERLQNDRVAVVVFAGAAAHFPLTHDHEAAKLLFEGLTPLEMPPGSDLGEALRRARCIVRPDLLDDPSCERVGGRGRGGAPLTGDADEQHDDLPTDQLGVERARAIVVFTDGEDTEGHAREEVARAAELGIDVLFVGVGTPEGEMIPEYDPDSSGPLFRRDVIGWKKTPDGKSFVFTRLEEGALRELAAVAGGDDHYLRLDPKQIHVDAIADRLERLKVGDLDERLVAIPREVYQWLLFPGFVLLWIEAVMTDRRRRRRK